Within the Candidatus Zixiibacteriota bacterium genome, the region AGCCAATGAACGATGCTGCAGACAACACTCCGGATACGGCCGAAACGATCTCGGCCGTAATAATCACCAAAAACGAGGAAGCCAATATTGCCCGCTGCCTGAAGGCGCTGTCGTGGGTTGACGAGATTGTCGTGGTCGACTCGGGATCGAACGACGATACTCGCCAGCTAGCCACCGAACTGGGTGCCGCGGTTTTTGAGGCGGACTGGAACGGATTTGGACCAACCAAAGCGTTGGGTGTGGACAAAGCCACCAGTCAGTGGATAATTTCTGTTGACGCCGACGAAGTCGTATCGCCTCAACTGGCGAGTGAGATTCAAAAGGTCCTGATCGACGGCACCGACCACCACGGTTTCGACATGCCACGCAAGACCAATTTCCTCGGTCGCTGGATTCATCATTGCGGCTGGTATCCCGACCGCGTGCTGCGCCTGTTTCTCAAAGCACACGGCAATTTTAACGACGCACCGGTGCATGAGCGAGTCGTTCTCAAGGGCGACATCGGTCATCTCAAAGAGTATCTGCTGCATTACAGTTATCCTTCGCTGGAGCATTACCTGGTGAAGTCCAACCGATACACGACGCTAGGCGCCCAAAAAGCTCTGACTGATGGACGACGGGCTAACTGGTTTGATATTGTCATTCGGCCGACAGTGTCGTTTCTTAGTCATTATATATCTCGTCAAGGTTTTCGTGACGGCCTGGAGGGGTTGTTGATCTCGGTATTGTCGGCGGTCGCCGTTATGATGAAGTACTCAAAGCTGCGTGTATTGCAGAACGAACAGAGAAGAAGAGAAACTTAGGTTTAGTGATGAAAGCACTCGAACTTAAACCCGGGGACCGTATCCTGGTGAGCCGGACCGACCGGCTTGGTGATCTGATCCTGGCCCTGCCGTTTGTGGAGACACTCAAAGGCAGGTATCCCGAATGCCATATCGAGGTAATGTCCTCACTGTATGCTTCACCGATTCTGGAGAACAATGATCGTATTGACGGCATCGTGCGCGTGCTCAACAAACAGTTGGTAAGTGACCGGCTGTACAAAAAGGACCTGCTGCAAAAAATCAAACAGTCCAGCTACCAGGTGGTGGTAGCTCTGTATCCGGAACGCAACATCTGTCAACTGTTTCACAAGTCGGCTATCCCCGACCGCATCGGCACTGCCGGTCGTTTTCATTCCGTTTTCTTCAATCATCGGTTGCTCCATAGTCGGAAGTCCAACAAAAAGCATGAGTGTGAGTACAATCTGGATTTTCTGAAATTCTTCCGCGAAGGTGAAACGGTGACCATGCCGGTCGTCTACCCACGCGAGAAGGAATTGGCCAACGCTCGCCGGATTCTAAAAGAAGCCGGTGTTGAGGGAAGGTTTGTGGTGCTCCATCCCGGTTCGGGCGGTTCGGCGGAACGCTGGCCTCTGGATCGTTTTCTTAAGTTGTATTCCGATCTGGAAACCTCCGGCGTGCAGGTGGTTCTCTCAGGCTCTGAGAAAGAGGGTGAGGTAATCGACAGTCGCTCGCACGAACTGGGTCTCAAAATGCGTCAAATCACCGGCGACACCGATCTCAGAACATTGGCCGCAGCTTTGTCGTTGGCTGATGTCGTGGTCGCAAACTCGACCGGACCGCTCCACCTGGCTGTGGCCGTGGGTACTAAGGTGGTCGGACTTTATCCCGGCAAGGCGGTGATGTCGCCGGCCCGGTGGGGACCCCTGGGACGGCATGACCGGGTGATCGTACCGGCCTCAAAAGAATGCAAATGCCCCCCTAATGAGTGTGTATGTATGCTGACGATAACAATAGAGAAAGTAGCGTCCGAAGTTGCACAACTTTTTGACCAGGCGGAATGACGAGAAACAGAGCTCAATGAATCTGGCCGAGTTCATCATCCAGATAGAATCGCTCAATGCCAATATCAACATCGAGTTGATAAAGAAGGCGTATGAGTTCTCAGACCGAGCGCACGCCGGACAGACACGATCATCCGGTGAGCCGTATGTCGAGCATTGCCTCGAGGTTGCCTTCATTCTGGCCGAACAGCACATGGATTCCACTACCCTGGCGGCCGGGCTGCTTCACGATGTGGTCGAGGATACCGAAACGACGGTAGAACAACTGCGTCGTGAATTCGACGATGAAGTGGCCGAGTTGGTAGACGGCGTCACCAAGCTGTCCGGGATACGGTTCTCCTCACGTGAAGAACAGCAGGTCGAGTATTTTCGCAAGATGCTTTTGACCATGGCCCGGGACATTCGGGTTATCCTGATCAAACTGGCTGACCGGTTGCACAACATGCGAACGCTGGAGCACGTCTCGCCCGAACGTCAGAGACGTATCGCCCAGGAAACGCGCGACGTATACTGTCCGCTGGCCCATCGCTTCGGCATCAATCGGGCCAAGATGGAACTGGAAGACCTTTCTCTCAAATTCCTGGAACCGGACGTTTATGTCGAGCTCAAACGGCGCATCAAGGAGACCCGCGAGGATCGTGAAAAACACATCGCGCGACTGGTAATGCCCATCAAGGAAGAACTGGCCAAGAACCATATCCCGGCTGAGGTCTATGGAAGAGCCAAGCATCTGGACTCTGTTTATCGCAAGACCCGGGTCCGCAAAGTGCCGTTCGGCGAAATCTACGATCTGTTCGCCATCCGTGTCATTACCGACACCGAGCGGGACTGCTACCACACCATGGGCATCCTGCACTCGATGTGGAAGCCTATGCCGAACCGGTTTCATGATTACATGGCCAATCCCAAACCAAACGGCTACCGCTCGCTACACACCACCGTCTTTGGGCCGGATAATCGTCCGGTGGAGATTCAGATTCGGACCCATCAGATGCATCACGTTGCGGAAAACGGTATCGCTGCTCATTGGCTCTACAAAGAGGGTCGACAGCAGATGTCCAGATCAGACCGTCAGATGATCTGGTTGCGCGACGTTCTCGAATGGCAGAAGGACATGACCAATCCGGCCGATTTTCTGGAATACCTCAAGATCGACTTGTACTCCGAGGATATTTTCGTCTTCACACCGCAGCAGAAACTGATCCACCTGCCCAAAGGCTCGACACCGCTTGACTTTGCCTTCCAGATTCACACTGAAGTAGGTATCCACTGCGCCGGCTCCAAAATAAACGGCCGCTTGCAACCCTTGTCGACGCCGATCAAGTCCGGTGACACGGTGGAGATCATCACCAATCCGCGCCGGACACCTTCGCACGATTGGCTGAAACTGGTCAAATCTTCAACGGCCCGAGCCAAGATACGACGCTGGCTCAACCAGGCCGGGTTCGAGCAGTCGGTGATCCTGGGACGCGAAGTGGTGGAACGCAAACTCAAAGAGCTGCGTTTGAAGATGCCGCCCAACGAAGAGATGCAGGGCTACGCCGAGAAGCTGGGCAAGAAGTCGGTCGAGGACCTACTGGCCGCCATAGGTAATGGGTCGATGAACCGCGCACCGCTGGTCAATTTGATTCAACCGGAGAAAGAGAAACCTTCCGCCGGAATTGTCGGTCAGGTGATCGACCGTCTGCGCGGGTCAAAAGGTATCCGTGTCCACGGCATGGCCGACATGATGTTCCGTTTCGCAGGATGCTGCCAGCCGTTGCCGGGTGAAGATATTATCGGCTTCATCACGCGCGGACGGGGCGTTACGGTACATCGAGCCGACTGCGACAGCGCCCGCTACCTGCAAGGTCAGTTTCCGGAACGGCGTATCGATGTCAGTTGGGACGCCGGCAAGAGTGAGTCTTTTGTCGTCGAAGTGGAACTGGTGGTCGAGGATCGCAAGAACATGCTGCGTGACATCACTCAGGCCGTGGCCGACTCCGACACCAACGTTCGCGCCGCCGAGATGCACGCCACCGACACGGCCGCCACCGGAAAGTTCGTCATTGAAGTCACTTCTCTTTCGCATCTGAACCGAATCATCGAAAAAATGCGCAAGGTCAAAGGGGTCATCACCGTCCTTCGCTCCAAAGGACGCGACTTCGAGAAGTAACACCATGGATGTGCCGTTGTGCGACCCCGCGCGACGGCTACACAACCTCACCGTGAGCTCCTTAGTAGGGTGGGTCCGTCTTCGGACCCGCCATTGTCATCAGCAGATGTGGACATCTGCCAGTCACTGAGACTGTCGGCGGAGACAAGCCCCGCCGCTACGCGATAGAGCGCGAGGACGTACACCAGGCACGAAGATGGATTCCCGCCTGCGCGGGAATGACACATGCGGCGCGGGGGTGACAGAGAGGCGGGCGTTGACCACCCTTCGACTCCGGGCAGGGTGAGATCTGAATGGGTTCGTAGACGGCCACCTCATGGTGAGCGGAGTCGAACCATGAACCTCTGGAATCTTATCCGAAGAGAATCCCGCGAGGCGCGGGATGTCGAAACCACAACGGGTTTCGACCTACTGCCTGAAAAGGACAAGAACGAGTCCATTTTGCGGTGCAGGTCAAATGGGCCAATTTCCTTCCTCAAAGTCCCCTCTCGAGAGGGGATTTAGGGGTGTGTTATTCTACTTTTGGCAGACTAGGACGTCTGCCGCCCACAGAAAGAGAAGATGGATGCCGGATCAAGTCCGGCATGACAGATTGTGGACTATCCCTACTCCGAGAACACCACCTGCAAACTCAACGTGTCGACACCACGCACTACTCGTATTTCGGTGGAGTCACCCTTTTTGTATCTGGCCAGCGCGCCCATGTAGTCGTAAATGTCCCCAACGAGCGTAGTGCCCATTTTGATGATAATGTCCTCCGATTGGATACCCGCCCGTTCACCGGGCTGGTCGGCGGCGACACCATCGATTTTCAACCCCTGCACTTCGGCTCCGAAATCAGGCACCACGCCGAGTTTCACAGTATAGTTCCCGCGACCACGTCGACCATCGGACTTGGTTGCCTGAAAAGTGAGCGCTCCCTCCATGCGGTCAAAACGTGTCACCACCTGCCAGACCAGATCGGTCACACCTACGATTCCATCGAGATCGATCTTGTCTACATCGTCGCTCGGTCGGTGGTAGTCATTGTGGGCGCCGGTGAACATGAACAAAGAGGGTATCTGTCGATTGTAAAAGGCGGTGTGGTCGGAGGCACCGATTCCCGTTTCCTGGGAAATGATATTGAAAGCATCAAACTGCAGTGAGTCAAA harbors:
- a CDS encoding glycosyltransferase family 2 protein, which codes for MNDAADNTPDTAETISAVIITKNEEANIARCLKALSWVDEIVVVDSGSNDDTRQLATELGAAVFEADWNGFGPTKALGVDKATSQWIISVDADEVVSPQLASEIQKVLIDGTDHHGFDMPRKTNFLGRWIHHCGWYPDRVLRLFLKAHGNFNDAPVHERVVLKGDIGHLKEYLLHYSYPSLEHYLVKSNRYTTLGAQKALTDGRRANWFDIVIRPTVSFLSHYISRQGFRDGLEGLLISVLSAVAVMMKYSKLRVLQNEQRRRET
- a CDS encoding glycosyltransferase family 9 protein, with the protein product MKALELKPGDRILVSRTDRLGDLILALPFVETLKGRYPECHIEVMSSLYASPILENNDRIDGIVRVLNKQLVSDRLYKKDLLQKIKQSSYQVVVALYPERNICQLFHKSAIPDRIGTAGRFHSVFFNHRLLHSRKSNKKHECEYNLDFLKFFREGETVTMPVVYPREKELANARRILKEAGVEGRFVVLHPGSGGSAERWPLDRFLKLYSDLETSGVQVVLSGSEKEGEVIDSRSHELGLKMRQITGDTDLRTLAAALSLADVVVANSTGPLHLAVAVGTKVVGLYPGKAVMSPARWGPLGRHDRVIVPASKECKCPPNECVCMLTITIEKVASEVAQLFDQAE
- a CDS encoding bifunctional (p)ppGpp synthetase/guanosine-3',5'-bis(diphosphate) 3'-pyrophosphohydrolase — encoded protein: MNLAEFIIQIESLNANINIELIKKAYEFSDRAHAGQTRSSGEPYVEHCLEVAFILAEQHMDSTTLAAGLLHDVVEDTETTVEQLRREFDDEVAELVDGVTKLSGIRFSSREEQQVEYFRKMLLTMARDIRVILIKLADRLHNMRTLEHVSPERQRRIAQETRDVYCPLAHRFGINRAKMELEDLSLKFLEPDVYVELKRRIKETREDREKHIARLVMPIKEELAKNHIPAEVYGRAKHLDSVYRKTRVRKVPFGEIYDLFAIRVITDTERDCYHTMGILHSMWKPMPNRFHDYMANPKPNGYRSLHTTVFGPDNRPVEIQIRTHQMHHVAENGIAAHWLYKEGRQQMSRSDRQMIWLRDVLEWQKDMTNPADFLEYLKIDLYSEDIFVFTPQQKLIHLPKGSTPLDFAFQIHTEVGIHCAGSKINGRLQPLSTPIKSGDTVEIITNPRRTPSHDWLKLVKSSTARAKIRRWLNQAGFEQSVILGREVVERKLKELRLKMPPNEEMQGYAEKLGKKSVEDLLAAIGNGSMNRAPLVNLIQPEKEKPSAGIVGQVIDRLRGSKGIRVHGMADMMFRFAGCCQPLPGEDIIGFITRGRGVTVHRADCDSARYLQGQFPERRIDVSWDAGKSESFVVEVELVVEDRKNMLRDITQAVADSDTNVRAAEMHATDTAATGKFVIEVTSLSHLNRIIEKMRKVKGVITVLRSKGRDFEK